ACTTTAAATAGTACAACATAACATCACGTAATTCTGTCTGTTTCACATTAACACTATTTAGGCACCAAAACAAGATCAGGTAGAGCCACACGAAGCTCAGTTGCATCTTCGAAGCAATCTGCATTCTGTGGAGGCACCGGTGGTCTAGTTGTTCAAGATACAAAGGTTTATGTATTGGAAATGGAGATTTCTGATTTCCAAAGACGAGTCAAATTTCTTGAGAAAGAACTCGCTAAATATAAGGACATTGAAACAAAGAGGAGGTATGTGATTTTGACTATTTAGAAAGCACATGTGCACACATGTACAATCAGCATTGATGTGAAAATAGTTACCAATGTGCAGACATACATAACAGGTATATTTGTGtcttttattatatatttaggACTGAAAACATGGAACTCCTTGAAGAAAACAACAAATATCGTTCGATTATTAAGAGGTTTCGAGAAAAGAAACTTACATCTGGTGATGTGTTATCAGGTATACTATGTGTGTAGATCAATATCTAGCCAATACTCTTGCAAATGTTGTCACCACACATACTTGCAGCCTCACTCATGTGCTTTTCAACAAAGTTTTTATTCAGTATTTTTTTAGCCAAAATTCTCACATACGATTTCCTATTCAAGTCTGCCACAAATGTGTTTATCAATTCTGGTTTCTGTTCCACATTCACATTTCAATCTAAGACTTACACACATGCATTTTTAAAACAAGGTTTCGGGTGATTTTTTAACAAACCCACACATGTTTATTTTCCAAATCAAAACATCTGCACACATGTTTGCCGAACAAAAATATAAGTTCACACTGAAAGAACttcatcattttttaattttacagatATAATTCACGGTATTTCTCACATGTTTGCCGAACGAAAGTTTCTCATATATAGGTTCACACTGTGAAAGAACttcatcattttttaattttacagatATAATTCACGGTATTTCTCACATGTTTGCCGAACGAAAGCTCTCCCATATATATTTTCACACTGTGAAAGAACttcatcattttttaattttacagatATAATTCACGGTATTTCTCACATGTTTGCCGAACGAAAGTTCTCTCATATATAGGTTCACACTGTGAAAGAACttcatcattttttaattttacagatATAATTCACGGTATTTCTCACATGTTTGCCGAACGAAAGCTCTCCCATATATATTTTCACACTGTGAAAGAACttcatcattttttaattttacagatATAATTCACGGTATTTCTCACATGTTTGCCGAACGAAAGTTCTCTCATATATAGGTTCACACTGTGAAAGAACttcatcattttttaattttacagatATAATTCACGGTATTTCTCACATGTTTGCCGAACGAAAGCTCTCCCATATATATTTTCACACTGTGAAAGAACttcatcattttttaattttacagatATAATTCACGGTATTTCTCTTTTTATTTCAGAGAACTCTTCCATTATGAATCAAACCATGAGTAGCAGTGTTGATGAAAGACCACAAAGAAAAGAGCTTCCATCAGCACATGCAAGTCAAGAAGATAACTGTAAAAATCAGTAGCATGAATATTTATACCATACTGATGCTTTGTTTTCGTGTTCATAAAATGTCAGTCATCCTGTGAGCAaggaatgaaatttttgaatggaAAATCGCCAAGTGCACTGGCCAGGCAATTGCGACATACTTAGTAGTCATAGAAACTTTGCATGTAAGGTAGAGGTGAATATGAATGTATAGCTATATTTTGTAAGATTTTCTTCTGTTATTGTTCTTAATGTATCCATCGTATGATTTctattattttttgcataactTAAACTTTCTTATTGTTCAATCATTCTTCTTTGCTAATTTCGACTCACATTGAATTGGAGTGACTTTTGGATGTTTGTTTTGTTTCTGCCTTTGTAACCAATATCATTTCCGTTGTTCCTATCTGCTTTATTATTAACCTATACTTTCTGCCAGTCCGTGCACTGCCTTGGTCTGTTCTGTTTGTATTATATATGTAAATACACCTTACTTCTCAATGTGTTATATTATCTAACTTGGGATACTTTTAAACAATGAGTTAGTTGTTTTGAGTAAAAGAAACCGGTTGCATATGTGCACATTTTATTAGAATCTGTGGTTTTGTTTCCGCACAGTATTCAACAATGACGATCGAGAGAACGATCCTCCCTCCGGCTGCTTGATTTAGGATTCAGAAAAGTGATTGTGTACGTAATTACAAGATAAATAATTGCGCCCATAGTTTTGGAGGCACTGCAAAATCACGAAGAAAAATGCTGCTCAAAAAGGCTTTCAATTGCCATTGAGTACATATTTGCGCGCGTGGCGTGCAACTGCCTGTATATATTGAGTAATTCAATAATACAATTTAGAATTAGCAAATAGAGCGAACATTCGGTTTGAAGGCCACCAAATCTCACTTATTCCGATGCGTGTAAAAGGTGTGTGGTGGGCGTTGACGTCGGTGAAATATGGTCAGCTTATGGGCTGACATTTCAGTGGCAAGCCCACAATGGCGTTCGGTCGGATGCAATCACTATGCTAGAACTGCGCTTCAGATTAATAATGAAAACTAACCGCCTCTTTCCATATTTCCTTTACGTTTGATTAcattcaatgtttttattatgtGGAATGACGTTGGCAAAGGAAAATGTTCTTCTGCTTTTTTAGTAtatgttttgttgttttatcGTCTCTTTATACTCCGCTTGtacattaataatgattgaGAGAAATTAACATACTACAAAAATTCATTGAACAAACATACAGCAATTCTACAGTCGTACTGTATGTGGTATCGTTTGCCGTCTCAGCCATTGTTTATTTCCGTTCTGCTTCGCTTGCTAAGTATAAGTCTATACCACAGTCTTTTGTATCGGCAATCGTAGGGTACCTCGAGAGTTGCGAAATGAACACGGGTTGGCTACGATATCGATGTAAGGGATTTGTCAATATTACGCTGCAAGAAATTATTCCGTTATTTTCTCAATCTGTGATGGGTAGTAGCCGCGACAAAGTAGCTCCCAATTTCCAGAAATTCATTCCTAATTACGAGAAAATTTTGATATGTCATGCTGATAAATCAGCTGGCCAAGTTCATGGATGGAAAAGATGTTTTTATGTCGGGTATTTCCAAGCCCGCCGCAACCGGAGTTATTTATCGATTGCGACATAACTATTATTATGTCGACTGAGCTGTCAATGTCGACGATCTTTTCTCCCAACTGATGTGTTTTGACACTTCCCTGTATTGGTTTCGCTGACTGTACAAAGTATACTTTTCGGGGAATATTGCACATAAAACAAACACAATCTAGGTAGACACACATACAGCAACTGTTTGTCAAAACTTCGAGCATTGGTTCAGATTACATATCACTGAAACAAACACAAAGAAAACTTGTATTTCGGTGGGCGTAACCCTAGATGTTACACCTCCAAAACCATAATAGCCGGTCTTGTTTATGACTGAGCGACGTCCGTAGCGAGATCGTTAATTCAAAATGGAATAATTTATGGCTTAGGGCTTAATAAAACCGAACCAGAGAATGTGAAATTTTGCAACCGTTTGTTTTTTTTCTCCAACGGAGCGGACGAGCGTTCTTGCGTTGACCAGTTATGCATTTTTCATGAGTGACTTGATGGAAATGTATTCGATATCTGATAACACATTACCCCGCTAAAACTTGCCGGATAGCCTTCTAAAACACTGCCTTCATAATTTTGTGCCACATTTGCGAATTCCACATTAAATGATAACAAGTCTTGGCAAAATAGTTTGCATTAAACTATTAGTCCCCAGGTACAACATTAAACACCTAACTCAGTTGGTATAAAATTCGTACAAAGCAGGACCTCCATTTGAGCGCAACTTCAGGTGTGAAATTGAATGATATGCAACCTAAAGCTGTTTACAGTGTATCTATATATGGCATACACCTGCCGGTACCTTTTTTCAGAGAATGGATAAAAGCTAATATTGGTCATGATAATTGGCAGTGGCATTAACAATAGGCTCATCTGGATATTATTCAACATCTTGAGTTGAATGAATATGCGAAACGCCTCatacaaaaaattaaagtatGGCTGACATACATATGCTTTATCCCAGCTGCAAATATTAGTCTTCTTCAACTCATAAATTAAACGAAGTTTCAAgatttatttccatttttttctcaaaacacACAAAAAGATTGAGGCTCCTTCAAGAACAGAAACAGACGTTCAAAACATTGACACGTGAAAGATGTTATCAAATACATGATGCTTTTTACAAAACTTTGAAACtacaagaacaaaaaaaaaattctgtcaaTTCAAACCCCCTTAATGCGattgaaaatttgtaaacaaattaATTGATTCTTCGCAATAAAGCTCAAAAACGTAACATATTTAATCAAGATTGGGTAACTTGAAataatgcaaataaaaaatgggaaaatttttTGCCGCAATGTTTTCCATTCACAAATTTACTAAATTTGTAAACAAGTTTATCAATAATGAATAAGGCATTTCTGAGCTGAGCTTCTCATTATCTACTCTGTTCAAAAACACACTTGAACATTCTCAGCCATGTGTTTAACAATCATACTATGTTTAATATGCCAATTAAATTGTATgaacaaatttatattcatagttCAAATTTCGTGAGCAAACAAATAAATCTTAATGGAATTCTGAAATTTCAGCCTTACAGGTGTCTCTTATAATCATTCATAGCTAGCACTTAcataaaatatgatatttttcattagGTTATACCACCCAACACAAACCTAACTTTGCAATTTTACACCAACAAAAAACACCCCCTTAAGTGAGAGTGTGCTACACCTCATcataaaatacagaaaatacaCACAGTGCAATCTGGTGGACCCGctgaaaatttattagaaatcCTATCAGTGGAAACGTCACCCAAGAAAAGAATTTAGTTTAAGTGGATCAACAATAGTCCATTTGTGATTTAAAAGAATAGCCAGTGTTTAAAATATTTCCGATTAAGCATGCCAAAATATATCCTGGTGTATAAATTAACAAATTTCCGATCTATAACACTCAATCCAGCACAATTCAAACTCATCTATAATGtttgaattataattttataggTTGGACTATTTTTGAATGTAGCTTCCTCATTTGGTATAGCGTTACTGCTTTCTGGGACAAACATGACGTCAGGACACGTAAAGTGCGcaaatttgtgaaatttgaaCAAGAAATAAACATGTTCGAATTTGTACATACATATTAACAAAGAAAATTCATCCTGAATTCAACTTATCACGTTCAAGAGTAACAATCAGGTAAATATGTCCGATTCAATTCTCGGAAAATTCTAATGTGACATTACCAGATTTAAAACGATAGCATAGCAGCGAAATCATGCGGAATTAATGTGGTGTCTGCTTGTGCACATATTTGTGACGCATATTTACGCTATAATGCAGTCTtccacaaaaataaaagtgCATTTGTGTGGTAGGATTTAGACCGCCAAataagatattgaaaaaaagtgaaaaaaatatcatatcagcgaaataaaaaagaagtttggttgtttgtattttaaaaaagtgtGTTTAATGTCCGTCGCCACCATTTTTGGTGATGCAATATTAAATGGGTGGTTGAACATCCAATTCACAACCACCCTTCAAAATCACTAACTCTTGCCTGGAACTTTCAGAAAGCCGATATTATTGCTCGCAGTTGTTGGTACAACTTGAGGACTTGTGCCTAgttgtttatctgaagtttgcATTTTAGAAAATGCTAGTAAAGCTTCAGGGAATGCAGGAGGTGTCGCAGGTGTGTTGGCAGGAGGACACATctgaaagtataaaaaaatcatTGATGAAAAGGATAATA
The genomic region above belongs to Styela clava chromosome 13, kaStyClav1.hap1.2, whole genome shotgun sequence and contains:
- the LOC120333278 gene encoding UBA-like domain-containing protein 2, encoding MDELKHQVMVNQFVLAAGCPAHEARQILQATHWQFETALSHFFQESGIPQQHNQHAMCPPANTPATPPAFPEALLAFSKMQTSDKQLGTSPQVVPTTASNNIGFLKVPGKS